ATCCATTCAGGCGCATAAATCCCAATTCCAAGCCGCTGAACTGTTAGGTAGCAAAACGCTAGAGGATAAAGAAATCCAAGATCGTTTTGGAACAGAGCATTTCTGGATCTATCCATTTGAATGATATTTTCATGAACAGACCTTTTAAGCGGCGTTCAGTTGTCGGTGTCTTACTGATGACAGATCGTCGTTTCTCTATGGTAAATATTCAACTTTTCAGAGAGGCACGATGGGGATTGTAAGTGAGGTCTTAAGCAGTGGGTAATTTGACCTAAATAATTACTAATGAATATCCGATATAGAAGATATTATCAATTGAAAGGTGATTATATGCGGATAGGTCACAACACCACATCTTTAAATAGTTTGAACAGATTAAATAAAAATAATAAATCTATTACAAGTTCACTAGAGAGACTATCATCTGGACTTCGTATAAATATAGCAGCAGATGATGCTGCGGGATTAGCGATTTCGGAGAAAATGAGGGCACAGATTCGTGGGTTAGCTCAGGCGGAGAGGAATACACAGGATGGTATTTCACTGATTCAGACCATGGAGAGTGGACTAGGAACTATACAAGATCCTAATCTGCTAAGATTGCGGGAGCTTGTATTACAAGCTTCAAATGATACATTAACAAATTTTGATCGAACATTGATTCAAAAAGAAGTTGAGCAGATAAAGCTTGGGATAAATGATATTGCTAATAACACTCAATTTAATGGGATTTATTTATTGAATAATGACCTCGAAGTAAACACGAATATTACCCCAGTACAGGGCAATATAAGTACGAATTGGACAGCTAACATACCTGCCAGAGATTTATCTAAGACTTCGGATGGAGGTTACGTCGGTATAAGAATTCCCGGTAATAATCCTTTCAAATTAGATAGTATGGGTAATCTGATTTGGTCACAAGCAATTTCTAAGATCGATGTGTATAGTATCAAAGAATCTAGTGACGGTGGTTATATTTTATTAGGAAATGATTTCTCAGCAGGGGCACTTTCCGATCAAAAGATAAATATAATTAAATGGGATGGGAATTTGAATGAGCAGTGGAGAGCAGGAGTATCTGGCGTCTACTCCATTATGGGGAATGAAGTAATTGAGACTAGTGACGGTTCCTTTATTGTGGCAGGGACGGGTTCCGGTATTCAAAATTGGGATGGTCTTGTGGCTAAATTTAATAGTAGTGGTGTGCAACAATCCACCTCTATAGTTGGTTCTTCACAATCCAATCCTGTTGGCTATGGAAGCGAAGAATTTAACTCTATTATTGAAACTGCCGACGGCGGTTATTTGGCTATTGGTTCATCAAGTCTCAAACTAAATGGTTCTTATACCGATAAGTCAAGCTGGGTTGTGAAATATGATAGTAACTTAAACCCGTTATGGGACACACGTGTCGGGGCTGCTGGGGATGATGAAGGTTACCGCGCCATCGCAACCAGTGATGGAGGGGCCATAATTGTTGGTTCCTATAACGACTCTACTAAAACTAGTGGATTAATCTATAAACTAGACAGTAGTGGAAACGTATTGTGGGAGAAGAATATCTCAAATGAAACTTCCAACTCCAGTCAACTGACTAGCATTACAGAAATGAAAGATGGGAATTACATCGTTGGAGGAATAGTAGATAATAATTATCGTCTTTCCATTTTTGATCCACAGGGAAATGAATTGGCTAATGTTAATCTAAATGGTGGGGGCTCTACGGATAGATTAAATAACATTATTAGTAATGATGACGGAAGTTATACTTTTTCGACTACAACTGGGATAACAAATTTCAATGTATCTTACGGATCAAACCCTAGTACCACATATGATTACAAAACAGTAAAACTTCAGGTGGGAGCAAACTCTGGGGATAACTTCGCTGTTAAATTAACAGATGCTAGAACTACTGCTCTGGGAATTGCGGATATAGATCTTTCAACTAGACAAGGTGCCGAATTAGCGATTTCGAAAATAGACAAAGCTATAAATACCGTTTCATCCAAGCGTTCAATGTACGGCGCGTATCAAAATGCATTAGAACATATCCATAATAACCTAACCAATTACGAAGTAAACTTAACAGCAGCTGAATCACGAATAAGAGACGGGGATATGGCAAAAGAAATGATGAACCTTACCAAGTACAATATCTTATCTCAAGCATCTCAAGCCATGTTGGCTCAGGCCAATCAACAGCCTCAAGGCGTATTACAGTTGTTAAAGTAAAAATGTTTAATAGAGTCTATGCCATTTAGGGCATGGGCTTTTTTAAAATTTGTTGTTATTTGTTTATCAGTCCTATTAGATAACTCTAGAAAAGGAATAGAAATGATTTACAAAAAAATACACAAAGACTATTATATTTCTATAGGTAATTATATCCTTTTTTTCCTAAACAATTGTTCGGACTAAATAACTGGAGGATCAAATGAAAAAGCACGACAAAATCATTTCCTTCATCTTCATACTTGTTATGATGGTGACGGCTATTTACTGGGCCATTTCGACTCAGAGCTGGACCATGCTGGGCACCCTCGCTTCTGTGGTCTGTTTCGGGCTTTTTGCGCTATTGGGGCTCCGTACTATACCTGTATTGACGGATTTTGTTTTGACGAATCCAGCACCTGAAGTGACTTGGAAGAGTAAGGAGCAGGATAGAAGACAGGCTTGGCTTTATATTATTGGATGGATATTGGCGAGTCGTATCCTGCTTATGCTCATCGGGTATTCATTTTTGATCATACAGAATGGCTATTCAGGTGGTCTGCTTAGCAAAATGGCAGAGACTTGGCATATCTCTGGAATCGATGCTTCTAGTTATTTGGGCATTGCTGAGAATGGATACGTGACCGAGGGTGATGCGAGATTCCATATCGTGTTCTTTCCCTTTTTTCCAAATTTAATAAGAGTGGTTCAGGCATTCGTAGGGAATTATCTCGTTTCTGGATTCATCGTTTCAAATATCACTTCAATTGTCGCAGCCCTGGTCGCTTATGAGCTTGCTGCACTAGACATGCATCGAAAGAATGCCATGCGGGTCGTGAAATACATTTTCATATTCCCTGCCGCGTTCTTTTTCTTCATTCCGATGACCGAGGCTCTATTTCTGGCATTATCTTTGATGTGTTTATATTTTGTGAGAAAAAAGGAATGGCTGATCGGATGCTTATGCGGTGCACTTGCAGCTTATACACGTTCTCCCGGAGTGCTTCTGATTGTACCGGTTGCGATTGAATTTGGACGGGATCTGATGGGCAACTATAAGCTATTAAGTAAAAAAGTCTTTATACATAGAATCATCAGCGCTGTATGTTTTCTCGCTATCATATCAACGGGCTTGCTGGCCTATCTGTTTATTAATTATCACGTGACGGGAAATGCGTTTCAGTTCAGTATTTACCAGAGAGAGCATTGGTCTCAGCGGTTTTATCTCTTTTTTGATACGGTAAGATATCAGATGGAATACGCTGTGGGCACCTTTAAGAGTGGAGATAGCCGTTCTTTTCTCGGCTTATGGCTGCCTAACTTAATCGCTATATTCTCAGCACTAATTATCATGTTCATGGGTGCAAAAAAGATACGACCTTCATACACCGCCTATTTCATCGTGTATTTTGCGTTCGTAGTGGGAGCTACCTGGCTGCTGTCAGCCCCGCGGTATTTGCTTGTTGCATTTCCACTAGCTTTTGCTGCTGTCGCGATCACTGAAGAGAAATCAAAGGATGCTATCATTACTGTAGTTTCTGTTGCGGGGAGTCTTTTGTATTTAGCGATGTTTGTGGCAGGATATCCAGTGTATTGAGGACCCTTTCATTTTTTTATATTTTAAGCTAAAATGATTGAAACTGGTTTCAAAAACTGTCCCTATCTGGAGTGAGTGTAGAAATGGCAAATATTTTAGATGTGGCGCGTTTAGCAGGAGTGTCTAAGACGACCGTATCCCGAGTAATAAATAACTATCCTCATATTTCAGCAGATAAAAGAGAATTGGTATTAAAAGCAATGGAAGAGCTTGAATATACCCCGAATCTCTCGGCAAGAAGATTAAGAGGACAAGTGACAACAACGATAGCTGTCGTAGTTCCTAGAATTGTGAATCCTTTTTTCTCCTATTTAGTTGATTCCATAGAGAAGGTTGGTTACAAAAACGGCTACCAAACCTTGATCTGTCAGACTAATGAGGATAAGGAGAGAGAATTAACCTATTTAAATTTGTTGAAGACCAAACAAGCGGACGGCATCATCATGGCATCCATTGAGAATGATTGGAAAGTCATTGAACCGTATACTGAATTTGGGCCTATTGTGTTATGTAATGAATATGTGAGTAATGCAAAAATTCCGATGATTCGGCTGGATCAATTTAAAGGTACATACTTAGGAATCAAGCACCTCATTGAAAGAGGTCACCGTAAAATTGCTTACTGTACGGGAGGTCTGTTTACCGAGGCCGGGAAAGATAAAGACCGTAACCTAGGTTATCAAAAAGCATTGGAAGAGGCCGGGATTCAAGTGAATCCTAACTGGATTTTGGTCAACCAGCATACCATTGAAGATGGGAAAAAAGTAATGAAACTCTTGCTTGAAATGAAGGATCGTCCAACCGCTGTGTTTACAGGCAGTGATGAAATTGCTGGTGGTTTGATGATGGCTGCGAAAAAGGAAGGGTTAAGTATCCCACGAGATCTGGCGATCATTGGTTTCGATGACCAGCCCCTCGCTGAAATGTTGGATCCCGCATTAACGACTATACGGCAGCCTATAGAGCAGATGGGGCGTAAAGCAGGGGAAGTTCTTATGGAGATGCTGGATGATTTCAATGTAGAGCCAGTTACTTATGAGCTTCCGGTAGAACTGGTAGTTCGAGAATCTACTTAACACTGATAAGCGAATTTGCAATGCAGACTCGCTTTTTTATTTCTCTTTATTGGTATCGATACCACGTCTAAGGGGTAAATAATTAACTGGAATTACCTTGTTTATCAGTAGTTTTTCCGAATAATTTATAAACTTAGCTTTAAATTGTATTGAAACCGATACCAAGTGATGTTACAATACAGGCAAGAAAGCTTTCTAGTATATAAGCCAGTTGAATTTATGAAGAATTTTTTTAACTAATGAAAACGGTATCAATCTGATGTTCAGACTTTTATAGGGGTCTAGCATATAAAAAAGCACAAAATGGAGGGGTTTTGTTTGAAAAAGATATCTGTTTTATTATTTGTTCTTTTGCTTGCTGTTTCATTGACAGCTTGTGGTGGATCCAACGGAGCGGGGTCCAGTCCGGCAGCGAACTCGAAGGATGAGCAAGTCAGCATAATTATTACGAACGGTAAAGGTGAAATCGCTTCCCAATGGGAACAGGCGGCTAAAGATTTCATGGCAGCGAATCCAAATATCAAGGTTGAGGCTGTCTCAGGAGCTGTTGGTGATACCGTTAATTTGCTGGATAAACTTACGGCATCCGGTAAAACGGTAACTATGGCGATGATGTCCCCCGACTCCATTGTGAACAAATATAAAGATTTCGGTATAGATCTTTCAGGTGAGAAGTGGAATGAAGAAACGGTTTACGGCGTTAAAGACGCAGAGGGAAAAATTGCCGGTTTTCCATTTTCAATAGAAGGCTTCGGTCTCGTATACAACAAGAGTGTACTTGATAAGGCTGTTGGCGGTACCTTCGATCCGCACACTATCAATACTCGTGACAAACTAAAAGAATTATTAGATCAAATTAAAGCATCCGGGGTGAAATATCCGGTTGCCTATCAAACTGAAAACTGGTCCGTAGCGAACCATTACAGTACACAGTTTGTGAATCAGGCAGAAGATCCGAACACGATTGTAGAGCAACTAAAAGCCGGAACATTTGATTTAGCTAGTAATGATGTTTGGAATGGTTACTACGATACGATGGATCTGCTGGTATCCAAAGAATACAACAAATACGGTGAACGTCCACTGGGCAAGTACTATGACGATGCGCATGTAAGTGTGGGTAAAGGGGAGTCAGCTATCCTGTTTAACGGGAACTGGGCTTATGATTCATTGCAGGCGGTTAGTGGAGAATCCTTCGGATTTATACCTGTCCCAGTGGATAACAATCCAGACAATCCGCTGAACAATAAGATTGCTGCAGGTCCAACTAATATTCTGGTGATTAATAAAGCGGCAACCCCGGCTGAGCAAGAAGCAGCTAAGAAGTTCCTGAACTGGCTCGTTTATGATGAAAAAGGTCAAGATTTTCTGGTGAACCAGTCGCAAGTCGTCTCGGCCTTTAAGAACAACTCTTTGAAAGTGAACAATCCACTCGGATCAGCGATTGCGGATGCTGTGGTAGCCGGCAATACGATGCCGTTCAGCTCAAACTATGTGAAGGTCGAGGATTGGGGCAACATTCTTGCACCGGATATTCAGAAATATATCGCCCAAAAAGAATCCCGTGCTGATCTTGCCAAAGCTATTGAAACCTATTACAAAAGCCAAAAGTAATTAATCATTTGCTGAATTGCGGGAAACGGGTTGGGGTGACTCTCACCTGTTTCCTCCTTAAAGCAATTAGGGGTGTGCTAAACGTATGATATCAGAAAAACGTCTGATCAAACGAATGGGCAACCAGTTATTTTTCACCGGTCCCACGATCATTTTCTTTACGATTGCCGTGCTGATTCCTTTTGCATATGGATTATATCTGACCTTTACCAATATGACCTCTCCATTAAATCCAATAGAGTTCTCAGGTTTAGCTAACTATAAGACAGCATTTACGGACTCCAAGTTTTGGGATTCTCTTTTGTTGACCGTTAAGTTTGTCGTGACAACTGTTATTATCATCAATATTCTCGGTTTTATATTGGCTTATTTAGTGACTTCCGGAGTGAAGATGCAAAATTTCTTTCGAACCTCCCTGTTCACACCGAATTTGATTGGTGGCTTGATTCTAGGTTACATCTGGCAGTTTATATTCGTACAAACCATGCCTTCTATTGGTGAGAAGTTCGGGATAGAATGGCTGCGTTTAGGGTGGCTAGGGGATGAACATTTAGCTTTCTGGGCCATTGTTATTGTGTCGATCTGGCAATCAGCGGGCTATATGATGATCATTTTTGTCGCTGGCTTAGTCAATGTGCCAAAAGATGTAGTGGAAGCAGCCACGATTGATGGTGCCAATGGATGGCAACGGTTGAGAAAGGTTACTTTGCCGCTGATGGTTCCTTCCTTTGTAGTGACCATCTTTTTAACTCTGAAGAATGCCTTTATGGTTTACGACGTTAACTATTCTCTAACGGCAGGCGGACCATATGATAGTACAACCATGGTATCGATGCATGTGGTAAAAAAGGCCTTTGTCGAAAATAATTATGGCGTTGGCCAAGCGGAAGCCTTTGTATTGTTTGCTATCGTTGCAGTTGTTACCGGCCTGCAGGTTTATTTCAGTAAGAAATTGGAGGTTGCTGCATGATGAGTGCTAGACGAAAAACTTCCGTGATTCTGACGTATTTATTTTTAATTGTGTTTTTCATTATTTTTGTTTTTCCATTCTTCCTTATGATCGTCAATTCCTTCAAGAGTAATGGTCAAATTCTCGAAAGCCCTTTTTCACTGCCGAGCAGCTTAAACTTTGGGCATTTTGCTGAAGTCATTGATAAAATGAATTTTTTTGTCTCGTTTAGAAATACAGTCGTAGTCACCTTTTTCAGTGTCCTATTCATTGGTGTTTTTGCAGCAATGACCGCCTATTACATGGTGAGACATTCGACTAAATTCAATAATGGTTTCTTCGCACTAATGGTGGCTTCCATGATTATTCCGTTTCAGTCCATTATGATTCCTCTGATTTATATCTACGGGGCAAAACTTCACTGGATCGATGCAGCGCCTATTCCATTATTGATTATTCTTTACATCGGCTTCGGAAGTGCGTTATCGGTATTTATGTACCATGGTTTTGTGAAGTCGATTCCTTATGAATTGGAAGAGGCGTCACTGCTCGATGGATGTAATCGTAGACAGACTTTCTTTAAGATTGTACTGCCTATGTTGGCTCCAACATCAGTGACAATTGCGATTCTGAATGTGTTATGGATTTGGAATGATTATCTGCTACCTTCATTGGTGCTGACTCAGGATAACCATTTTACTATGCCTATTAAGATGAAGGTGTTTAACGGAACGTATATGAATAACTGGGAGCTGTTGATACCAGCACTTCTGTTAACGATCCTGCCGATTCTTATTGCTTATTTGTTTGGTCAACGTTACATCATCAGAGGCGTCAGCCAAGGCGCTATTAAATAAGATAAAGAAAGCCCTAAACTCGGGTGCTGGAGGAAGTGTGGAGTTATGGAGACTAGAAACAGCAACTGGTGGAAAGAAAGTGTGGTTTATCAGATTTATCCCCGGAGTTTTCAGGATTCAAATGGAGATGGAGTAGGGGATTTGCGTGGAATCATCAACCGACTCGGGTATTTAAGGGATTTGGGCATCAATGTTATTTGGTTGTGTCCGGTCTACGATTCACCTAATGATGACAATGGGTATGACATTCGGAATTTCTATAAAATTCAGGATGAGTTTGGAAGTATGGAAGATATGCTCGAATTGATCACACAAGCGGAAGCGTACGGAATTCGTATGATCATGGATCTGGTAGCGAATCACACCTCTGATGAACATGCTTGGTTTATGGAGTCCAGAAGTTCTAAGGACAATCCAAAGCGTGACTGGTATATATGGAAGCCTGGGAACGATGGCCAGGAACCAACCAACTGGGAATCGAATTTTGGAGGTTCAGCTTGGGAATATGACGAGACCTCACAGGAATATTATTTACATTGTTTCTCTAAGAAACAACCGGATCTTAATTGGGAGAATCCCGAAGTTCGCCAAAGCATCTTTTCCATGATGGATTGGTGGATTGACAGGGGAATAGCCGGATTTCGCATTGATGCGATCACATTTATTAAAAAAAATCAGCAATTTCCGCACCTTAAGTCTGAAGACGACCGCCGCTATGTGCCTCTGGCAGAAGCTTGTTTGAATCAACCCGGAATTTTGGATTTTCTTCACGAGATGAAACAGGAGGTTCTGGAACCTCGCAATGTGATGACGGTTGCGGAAGCCCCTGGAGTTCCGATAGAGCAAATTCATGAATATGTAGATGAGCAGAACGGCGTCTTTAATATGATATTTCAATTTGATCATGTAGATCTGGATGCCAAGCCAATGGCTAAAGGAATCTATCATCCTTGGAAGCTGACTGAATTTAAGCACGCGTTATCTAAATGGCAGATTGAGACAGCCAATAAGGGCTGGATGGCACTTTTTATGGAGAATCATGATCATGTGCGTTCGGTTTCAAAATTCGGTAACGACGGGATATACCATAAAGACTCAGCTAAAATGCTGGCTGCCTATTATTTCTTAATGCGAGGAACACCGTTTATTTATCAAGGACAAGAGATTGGAATGACCAATTATTTCATGGCTTCAATTGAAGAGTATAGAGATATTGAGAGCTTAAATTATCACCGTAATGAAACTGCACTGGGTAGGTCTGAGGCAGATATTCTGAACTATTTAGCGATCAGAAGCAGGGATCAGGGTCGCAC
This genomic stretch from Paenibacillus sp. FSL H7-0737 harbors:
- a CDS encoding ABC transporter substrate-binding protein, with protein sequence MKKISVLLFVLLLAVSLTACGGSNGAGSSPAANSKDEQVSIIITNGKGEIASQWEQAAKDFMAANPNIKVEAVSGAVGDTVNLLDKLTASGKTVTMAMMSPDSIVNKYKDFGIDLSGEKWNEETVYGVKDAEGKIAGFPFSIEGFGLVYNKSVLDKAVGGTFDPHTINTRDKLKELLDQIKASGVKYPVAYQTENWSVANHYSTQFVNQAEDPNTIVEQLKAGTFDLASNDVWNGYYDTMDLLVSKEYNKYGERPLGKYYDDAHVSVGKGESAILFNGNWAYDSLQAVSGESFGFIPVPVDNNPDNPLNNKIAAGPTNILVINKAATPAEQEAAKKFLNWLVYDEKGQDFLVNQSQVVSAFKNNSLKVNNPLGSAIADAVVAGNTMPFSSNYVKVEDWGNILAPDIQKYIAQKESRADLAKAIETYYKSQK
- a CDS encoding carbohydrate ABC transporter permease, giving the protein MSARRKTSVILTYLFLIVFFIIFVFPFFLMIVNSFKSNGQILESPFSLPSSLNFGHFAEVIDKMNFFVSFRNTVVVTFFSVLFIGVFAAMTAYYMVRHSTKFNNGFFALMVASMIIPFQSIMIPLIYIYGAKLHWIDAAPIPLLIILYIGFGSALSVFMYHGFVKSIPYELEEASLLDGCNRRQTFFKIVLPMLAPTSVTIAILNVLWIWNDYLLPSLVLTQDNHFTMPIKMKVFNGTYMNNWELLIPALLLTILPILIAYLFGQRYIIRGVSQGAIK
- a CDS encoding carbohydrate ABC transporter permease; translated protein: MISEKRLIKRMGNQLFFTGPTIIFFTIAVLIPFAYGLYLTFTNMTSPLNPIEFSGLANYKTAFTDSKFWDSLLLTVKFVVTTVIIINILGFILAYLVTSGVKMQNFFRTSLFTPNLIGGLILGYIWQFIFVQTMPSIGEKFGIEWLRLGWLGDEHLAFWAIVIVSIWQSAGYMMIIFVAGLVNVPKDVVEAATIDGANGWQRLRKVTLPLMVPSFVVTIFLTLKNAFMVYDVNYSLTAGGPYDSTTMVSMHVVKKAFVENNYGVGQAEAFVLFAIVAVVTGLQVYFSKKLEVAA
- a CDS encoding glycoside hydrolase family 13 protein encodes the protein METRNSNWWKESVVYQIYPRSFQDSNGDGVGDLRGIINRLGYLRDLGINVIWLCPVYDSPNDDNGYDIRNFYKIQDEFGSMEDMLELITQAEAYGIRMIMDLVANHTSDEHAWFMESRSSKDNPKRDWYIWKPGNDGQEPTNWESNFGGSAWEYDETSQEYYLHCFSKKQPDLNWENPEVRQSIFSMMDWWIDRGIAGFRIDAITFIKKNQQFPHLKSEDDRRYVPLAEACLNQPGILDFLHEMKQEVLEPRNVMTVAEAPGVPIEQIHEYVDEQNGVFNMIFQFDHVDLDAKPMAKGIYHPWKLTEFKHALSKWQIETANKGWMALFMENHDHVRSVSKFGNDGIYHKDSAKMLAAYYFLMRGTPFIYQGQEIGMTNYFMASIEEYRDIESLNYHRNETALGRSEADILNYLAIRSRDQGRTPMQWSSEPMAGFTNGQPWINVNPNYSSINVEEELQDGNSILHFYRELIKLRRDNKALIYGDYHEIYVDSNELGGYVRTYENECWTVICNFTDQTIPLTDPLAGYVVLSNINNHDNGLLRPYEALICKGEKSADVAEI
- a CDS encoding LacI family DNA-binding transcriptional regulator is translated as MANILDVARLAGVSKTTVSRVINNYPHISADKRELVLKAMEELEYTPNLSARRLRGQVTTTIAVVVPRIVNPFFSYLVDSIEKVGYKNGYQTLICQTNEDKERELTYLNLLKTKQADGIIMASIENDWKVIEPYTEFGPIVLCNEYVSNAKIPMIRLDQFKGTYLGIKHLIERGHRKIAYCTGGLFTEAGKDKDRNLGYQKALEEAGIQVNPNWILVNQHTIEDGKKVMKLLLEMKDRPTAVFTGSDEIAGGLMMAAKKEGLSIPRDLAIIGFDDQPLAEMLDPALTTIRQPIEQMGRKAGEVLMEMLDDFNVEPVTYELPVELVVREST
- a CDS encoding flagellin N-terminal helical domain-containing protein, encoding MKGDYMRIGHNTTSLNSLNRLNKNNKSITSSLERLSSGLRINIAADDAAGLAISEKMRAQIRGLAQAERNTQDGISLIQTMESGLGTIQDPNLLRLRELVLQASNDTLTNFDRTLIQKEVEQIKLGINDIANNTQFNGIYLLNNDLEVNTNITPVQGNISTNWTANIPARDLSKTSDGGYVGIRIPGNNPFKLDSMGNLIWSQAISKIDVYSIKESSDGGYILLGNDFSAGALSDQKINIIKWDGNLNEQWRAGVSGVYSIMGNEVIETSDGSFIVAGTGSGIQNWDGLVAKFNSSGVQQSTSIVGSSQSNPVGYGSEEFNSIIETADGGYLAIGSSSLKLNGSYTDKSSWVVKYDSNLNPLWDTRVGAAGDDEGYRAIATSDGGAIIVGSYNDSTKTSGLIYKLDSSGNVLWEKNISNETSNSSQLTSITEMKDGNYIVGGIVDNNYRLSIFDPQGNELANVNLNGGGSTDRLNNIISNDDGSYTFSTTTGITNFNVSYGSNPSTTYDYKTVKLQVGANSGDNFAVKLTDARTTALGIADIDLSTRQGAELAISKIDKAINTVSSKRSMYGAYQNALEHIHNNLTNYEVNLTAAESRIRDGDMAKEMMNLTKYNILSQASQAMLAQANQQPQGVLQLLK